The DNA region CCTCGCCCGGAGTTCCTGCGGTTCTGGCGGAATGGCCAGGAAGGCGTCGATCTTCCCCTCTGCCAGCAGTCGTGCCGCTTCGGCTTGTGGATGCGTGACCCACTTGACGTCCTGGCGGGGGTCCAGGCCCACATATGCCATCATGCTGGCGAGGAAAACCTGTTGGGAGCCTCCCGGGTCGGGCACAGCGACGGTCTTCCCCTTCAAGTCGCGGATCGAGCGGACCCGGTCCGTCCCGAATAGCTCCAGGCAGCCCACGTGGACCCCGGCCAGGAAGACAATCGGGTCCCCCGCGTCTACGAGGATGATGGTTGGCGCCAAGAAATTGACGGCCATGTCGCCCTCGCCGGAGGCAATAGCCTGGCGCTGCCCGACGGTCGTCTCCTTCTTGACATACTGCACATCGATGAATCCCTCGCCATGCAGGAACTCTTCGATCATGTAGAGGGGGGCCGTACAGACGCTGCCGATCCGGACGACGGGCCTGAACTTCGTCGTCTCGGGCGGCGGCTCGGCCTCCGCCGACTCCGGCCGCCATCCAAGAAGTCCAGCAACGCTCAGCCCCTGAACGAAGTCCCGCCGGCTGATCATCCCTTCAGCTCCTTCTTGAGCTCGTTGAGGAAGCGCCAGTCGGTGCCCTGGGCGATGATTTTCTGGGGGCTCGACCTGATCATCCCCGCCTCGTGCAGGCGAAGGCCGTAGAAGCGGATCGTGTCCTCGGGGTCGTAGTCCCGCCATTTGCCATAGGGAATCTCTTTCATGGCCTGAAGGGCGTAGTCGTAGCGCGCCGCGAAGCCTCTGTTCACGAGGGATCGGGCGACGCGCTCCGGCTCGAGGGCGCAGAGGTTGGTGGCTTTCATAATCGCGCGCAGCGCTCGTTTGGTGGCCGCGGGATTCTTGCGGACGAATTCTCGGTTTCCCGCCGTCAAGCAGCAGAAGTACTGGGACCAGGGTCGATCCACGGCGCTGTTGACCACGACGTGACCGACCTTCCGGGCCCGCAGCTCTTGGGGCTCTGGCGGGAAGCCGAGAAAGGCATCGAGCTTTCCCTCCGCGAAGAGCCGCATGGCCTCGCCAGGTGGATGAGTGACCCAGTTGATGTCCTGGCGGGGGTCCAACCCTACGTACGCCACCATACTCGCGAGAAAGGTGTGCTGACTCGATAACCCCAGCGCGGGCACGGCGACCGTCTTGCCCTTCAGGTCACGGATTGCTCGAACGCGCTCGGTGCCGAACAGCTCGAAGCAGCCGACGTGCCCTCCGGCGAGAAACACGATCGGGGCCCCGGCGTCCACCCTGACCACGAGCGGCCCGACGAACCCCATGCTGATGTCCACCTCGCCAGACGCCAGGGTCTCTGCGACCTCGGCGCTCCCGCTTCTCTGGACGTACTGCACCTCGGTGAATCCCTCGCTCCGCAGGAGCTCTTCGGCGACGTACTGCGGGCTGCGACAGATACTAGGGATCTGGATCAGCCGGAGCTTCGTCGTCTCCGGCGGAGGCTCCGCCGCGCCCGGCCCGGCTGTAAGTCCGAGGAGACCCGCAGTCGCGAGCGTCACTCCGCCCACGAACTCGCGACGGCTCCAGTAATCAGCTCGCCGGCTATCCATGACGGTCCCCCTTCACCCCTTGAGCTCCTTCTTCAGCTCTTTAAGGAAACGCCAGTTGGTGGACTGGGCGATGATCTTCTGCGGGCTCGACTTGATCATCCCCGCCTCGTGGAGACGCAGCGCGTAGAAGCGGATCGTGTCCTCGGGGTCGTACACCCGCCACTTGCCGTACGGCACATCCTTCATCGCCTGGAGGGCGTACTCGTACTGCCTGATGTAGCCCTTGTCCACGAGGACCCGCGCGGCCCGATCGGGCTCGAGCGCGCAGAGGTCGGCCGCTTTCAAGATGGCGCGCAGCGCTCGCTTGGTCGCGACCGGGTACTTGCGGACGAACTCGCGGTTTCCCGTTACTACGCAGCAGAAATACTGCGACCACGGCCGGTCGATGGCGCTGTTGACCACCACGCGTCCGATCTTCCTCGCGCGCAGCTCCTGCGGGCTCGGCGGGAACGCCAGAAAGGCATCGACCAGCCCGTCTTCGAACAGCCGCATCGACTCGGAGGGCGGAAACCTCGCCCAGCTGATATCGGTGCGGGGGTCCAGGCCCACATACGCCACCATGCTGGAGAGAAAAATGTGCTCAGGGCCTCCCAGCCATGCCACGGCGACGATCTTCCCCTTGAGATCACGGATCGCGCGGATCGGCTCGTTCGCGAACAGCTCGAAGCAGCCGACGTGCGCGCCCGCCAGAAACACGATGGGGTCGCCCATGTCCACCCGGATGATGTGGGGCCCGACGAAGTTCATGCTGATGTCGGCTTCGCCGGCCGCCAGGACTTCCGAGATCACGCCACTCGCCATCTTCACGTACTGCACGTCTACAAACCCTTCAGCCCGGAGGAGTTCCCCGGCGAGGTACTGGGGTGCCCAACAGATACTCGAGGTTTGGACGAGCCGCAGCTTCGTTGTCTCCGGCGGCGGCTCCGCGGCCACGGTGCGAGGGCGCAGTCCGAGAACGCCGGCGACACCGGCGAAACTCAGCCCACGCACGAAGTATCGCCGGCTGCAGCTCGTCGCGCTTTGGCTCTTCATCGGGCCCTCCATCAGCGCGCGGACCCCTAAGCCTTGAGTTCCTTCTTCAGCTCGTTGAGGAAGCGCCAGTCGGTGCCCTGGGCGATGAGCTTCTGCGGGCTGGATTTGATCATCCCTGCTTCGTGCAGGCGCACCGCGTAGAAGCGGATCGTGTCCTCGGGGTCGTACTCGCGCCACCTGGTATAGGCAAGCGCCTTGAGTGTCTGGAGAGCGTAGTCGTAGTCCCTGGCATAGCCCCTGTCCACCATGATGTCGGTGAACCCCTCGCTCCGCAGCAGCTCTTCAGCCAGGTACTGGGGCGCGATGCAGACGCCGAATGGGGTCTGAGCCAGTCGCAGCGTCGTCGTCTCGGGGGGCGGCTCTGCCGCCGCCCGCTCCGACCGCGACGCCAGAACAGTCGCGGGACCGGCGACAGTCAGCCCGCGCAAGAACTCGCGTCGGCTGATCATCCCTTCAGCTCCCTCACTTCTTGGCGAGGAACGCCTTGGCCCGCTGCACCTCGGGGCGCTCGCTGTCGGCCTTGGCGGCCAGCGTCACCAGTTGCGTGTAGTAAGTCCGCGCCTTGG from Candidatus Methylomirabilota bacterium includes:
- a CDS encoding ABC transporter substrate-binding protein gives rise to the protein MDSRRADYWSRREFVGGVTLATAGLLGLTAGPGAAEPPPETTKLRLIQIPSICRSPQYVAEELLRSEGFTEVQYVQRSGSAEVAETLASGEVDISMGFVGPLVVRVDAGAPIVFLAGGHVGCFELFGTERVRAIRDLKGKTVAVPALGLSSQHTFLASMVAYVGLDPRQDINWVTHPPGEAMRLFAEGKLDAFLGFPPEPQELRARKVGHVVVNSAVDRPWSQYFCCLTAGNREFVRKNPAATKRALRAIMKATNLCALEPERVARSLVNRGFAARYDYALQAMKEIPYGKWRDYDPEDTIRFYGLRLHEAGMIRSSPQKIIAQGTDWRFLNELKKELKG
- a CDS encoding ABC transporter substrate-binding protein, whose translation is MEGPMKSQSATSCSRRYFVRGLSFAGVAGVLGLRPRTVAAEPPPETTKLRLVQTSSICWAPQYLAGELLRAEGFVDVQYVKMASGVISEVLAAGEADISMNFVGPHIIRVDMGDPIVFLAGAHVGCFELFANEPIRAIRDLKGKIVAVAWLGGPEHIFLSSMVAYVGLDPRTDISWARFPPSESMRLFEDGLVDAFLAFPPSPQELRARKIGRVVVNSAIDRPWSQYFCCVVTGNREFVRKYPVATKRALRAILKAADLCALEPDRAARVLVDKGYIRQYEYALQAMKDVPYGKWRVYDPEDTIRFYALRLHEAGMIKSSPQKIIAQSTNWRFLKELKKELKG
- a CDS encoding ABC transporter substrate-binding protein; this encodes MISRRDFVQGLSVAGLLGWRPESAEAEPPPETTKFRPVVRIGSVCTAPLYMIEEFLHGEGFIDVQYVKKETTVGQRQAIASGEGDMAVNFLAPTIILVDAGDPIVFLAGVHVGCLELFGTDRVRSIRDLKGKTVAVPDPGGSQQVFLASMMAYVGLDPRQDVKWVTHPQAEAARLLAEGKIDAFLAIPPEPQELRARKIGHVVVNTMMDRPWSQYFCCMVSGNREFVRKHPVATKRALRAIFRAVDLCARKPELFARFLVDRGYTKNYDYALQALKEIPYGTWRQYDPEDAVRFYALRLHEAGMIKSSPQKILAQGTDWRFLNELKKELKG